The sequence TGTGTGTTTCACTTAACTTCCAAATTTACGTTTATTTTAAAGCCGATTATTTTCCTTTTATGTTCTTCCTTACCTTAGATATTCCATTCCTTTCATTTGTCTTATTCaccaaaacatttttttttaagaaataaaaGCGCAAGAActtctcatcatcatcatcatcatcaaacaatCAAAAAGAAATTGATGACCAGAAATTCTCTGTAAACGAAATTCCGCAGCAGTGAAGAAGCGTGCAAGAGAAGTTTCTCACCTAACGAGGAAGTTTAAGAGATCAATATATACTCACAAAATTCAGCGAAATAAGATTAATAAACGAAGGATTGAAAGACAAACATGGAAATTTTGaggaaataaattatttgaagaGAGACTTTCCAATTTCTCAGCGTCGAATACACTGTATTATgctatatttttgaattcaagaGAAGAGACACGTTCTTATATAGGCAGACGGTTTTTTTGGTTGGCGGCGACCGCACGCGCCAATTCTGGTCGGGTTTGGGCCTAATAGGCCCGTTCATTGTTTTAAAAACGAGACCCGGTTTGAGCCGGCCGGTTCAAGACAAATGCTTCATTGAAAACCGGGTCTTCTCTGTCAAAGCTTTCAATTGAATCCTGCGAAGAGAAACAGAGCATTATGGAGTCTTTGTTAGGGTTTAAGGAGCAGGAGCCAAACGACGTCGTAGACAGCAAGTCCCAGAGTTTCAAGCTGGTTCCGTGGATGAGCTGGGATGAATGGAAGTTCGTTAGAGGCTCTCTTTTCTCTTCATCGCTTGATTCCGTTGCCTTCGCGCTCCAAAGGGTGAAAACTTTGGATTTAATTTGATGTTCAAATTCTTGAGTTTCGTCTTTTAATGTTgctgtttaattattttaaaaatgatgtGGGTCGTGTAGATATCGACGTGGCGGAGCAGAGGGTGCATCCCTGTGGCGGTTGACGTTACTGCTTCCATCGTTGAGATTCAGCAGAAAGATCCCTTTTTTAGGTATTTTCTATTTCGTTAAATGAGGATTTTTCTGAACTGAAAGGCATTTAGATAATTCGGTGCATATAGTGGGGGAAATATGAGGATCTTTTTGGGATTTTGTTCTTGAAATTCAGTGAGATGTGCTACTTGGTTGACTACTTTACTTGGATAATGTCAAATTTGTGAAATTTGTCTTTTGATGTTTAATTTGATGAAAGAGTTCTTGTTTTTAGCTGATCAGATTGATCCTTTCGAGAAGTGGGATAACATTTTTTCCTGATTCTTTACTATACTTAAGAATTAAAAATGAGAGCTTTAGTTATCTGTATCTGTATGCATATATGTATGGAATTTAGTCTGTTTTCTACATTTATGATTTGGTTAGGAGATGATATGGATCCATGGAAGtacatttgatatatatattcttGTTTTTTGGTGTAGAAATGAGTTGGATGAAACTGCTTCGCAGTCGGAGGAAATGTTGGCCATGCTATATTGCATGGCTATTGTGAGGTAACCTTACTTTTCTACTTTCGCTGATTGGTTtgttattttatgttttatatgGGCAAAGCTATGTGTTTCCTTTCTCCTGAATCTTAACTTTCTTTGCTTCCATAAGGCTTGTAAATGGTGTGGTTGAGAAGACCAGGGAAAAGAATAAAATTTCAATAGGGGAAGCTGCTGATGCCATTGGCATACCCCGAATGCTTATTGATATTCGTCATGGTGAGTATGTCCGAGTTTCTGTCTTCAGCTTAACTTTTATTTCCTTATCCTTTGTTTTTCTGAGCACTTCTGAATATCCTGTCGTGTTTCTTGTATGAAAAATTGTCAACAAAATTGTCAGACAGATGCAGTGTAGTTGTGTTTCGTTTCAGTAAATTGAACTTGTATTTGGCATTTGGATACTTGCAGAGGGTTCTCACCGTGATCTCCCTTCTCTTCAACTGGTCCGTCTTGCATCGACAAAGGTAATTTTTTATTCTGAACAGTTATAGTAGAATGTAACTTCTGCTGCTATaacattaaaattcatgtgttCGTGTTTCAGTAATCAGTTTATGCAGGGCATTCGttacttttgatttttgaataatttttccGGAAGTTCAATTATTTATATGATCAATTTAGGAACTAAGTCGTAATTAAGCTCTTTATTTTGCAGTAATAAACTATAACTCGGTTTCTACATTAATCATTTCATGAACTACTTTGTGAGTAAGTTCTTAATTCCATATGGTGGGTTCCTTCAAAAACAATCTACACGGTTActcatttttttataacttCGTTAAAACACAATTGTTGGATAATGGTTTTGTAGTGTAAACTATTCAGGAACTTCGGTTTCTTTAATATGGTGGCCAAGTGAAATGTCGAGTCGAACATTAACAGAGATAAAAACAAGTAAAATGACTGCTTTGTATTATTTGCTGTGCTACACTTCTACTTGAACAAAAGGAAATGTTGTATTGGACATCACTATGAACATTGCCCTTGAATAACAGATACTATTAAGGGCATTCAGTTTCCTTTTTTTGCTTCATACATTTTCATGGGATCTACTGCTAAATATAATGCAGGCACTTGATTGGTTGATATCTTATTACTGGGAACCTCAAGAAAAGTCCATTCCTgtacaaaacaataaaactgCCAATCTCAGGAGAGAAATCAAGCGCAGCCTACGCGAAATTTCTCTCTGTCTGAAGGCGAAACAAATGTCCAAACTCAGTTCTGCTCGCGTCAAGGGAAAACGTGAGTTCTATTTATGCATCGTTGAATGCTGGTGCTTTAGCATCTGTAGATTGTATCCATCATAGCAGGTAAAACCAATGTGCAGGTCTTAAGCAAACGGAACTCTTGCACGGGCACAGTAAGTTTTTAGTTCTTGCAGCCGGGAAGTCATCGGATTCCAACTCTACAGGTAAAGTTCTTGAGAGAACACTACATCTATACAAACTTTGCTCGAGATATTTCTTCATACATGCATCTTTCAGGTTCTAAGAAGCTGCTCAGAAAAGCATTGAAGAATACACTCCGCTCGTATTCTTCATTTTCTACTGAAGTAGTCTATCTCCTGTTGGAATACTTGCTAAATGCTTTGGAAGCGTCCAATTTACCCGAGCACTCGGAGGATCCACAGTTCGTTGGTAGCACTACGGCATTTGATGACTGGAAATCTGTTGTCGTGAAATTGTCGAGTAAAGAACCGGAGCTGCTTATAATACTCAGCCAGGCAGTTCTTGAGAAGATAGAGACCGATGAGACCATCAACTGTAAAACAAGTAATGCGACCATATCTAACTTTACTGATTTTACGTATTCAATCACCAAATGAATGAGGTAATAGTTTACTTGATAGAAAGAatctgtttttattttgtttatcaGGTGACCATCAATCTCCTGTGAACACTGCAAAAACTCGTCGATCTGAATTGCTTTCGTATTTATTTGAATGGCTCGTCGAAAATCTGAAGACACTGCAGAAGTCTCCTGTTGGTTCGAAGGAATCTGCAGAAGCCAAAGCCTCCAAGATGGAGAAACTTCTCCCAAGAGCAACTGTTTTAGGATTACTGCAGAGATGCCTCTTGGCCTCCATGCCCGGCAACAAGCAGCTCGTGGCTTCGGCCGTTACCCTAGCACAACTGGCCAGAGGGAGCTCGCTAGTCCAGAAACTCAAGAAGCTTGCTTTACTAGAGCAGCCATCGGTGCTAATCCCTAACGACGACACCCTTCTTTCGCGCCAAGAGTGCTCCATTCATCAAGCCAAAGAGAAGCTCGAGTCAATCAAGCGACAACGGATGCAGAGGAGACATGAACAACGGGGTCCCGGTGAGGTTGGGACTAAGAGGAGATGGAGTGTGGCCAAATCATGGACTCCATGTCCCATCGGCATGCTGCCTCATACGATCGGCTTTTCAGGCACTCTTCCTGCCCTCGACTGCGTTGAGAGCCGCGTGGAAGTCGTCACGGTGTCGGGTACCAAAGAAATTAGCTGCAAAGAGAGGAATGGTAAAAGAGAAGCTGAGATTAGCACGGAGAAAATGGACTGCACGCCTGTGAAAAGGGTAGGGACTGATGCAGATTGTTGTGATTCAATTGCACAAGGCATTAAAGGGCATCTGATGATTGATGGGGTGTGGAAGAAAGTTGAAGAGGGAGAGTTGTTTGGCATTGCATCAGCTGTAAAACTGATGATCTAACTCCCAAGattcttcaagatttctttcttGTCTTCATTTTTCCATGTTTTGAAGGTCAAAGAAATAGAATTTCGATTTTAGATTGAGATATGTTGTAGGCAATTCCAAGTAACACCtgcaaatatattaattaaaaaacacACTAAATTGGGAGGAAACAAATTATAGTTCCGAAAGAAATGTGCTGACCTAAATCTGATAATTGGTGACGTGGACGATCTCATGAATGAGAGTGGATAGAAATCCTGCAGGGGCGACCTGAGAACATGTAAGATGACGATCGGTCAGTTATATGTTCCCATGTCGCCCCCGTTGGATTTCACCACCATTTAATCATTTATTTTCTATTCTTTTTCATTGGGAGGCTATAAAatgtttatttttcaaaaagagAATGTCTATTGATCAAGATTTTATAGTTGGAAAATTATGCTCGTGTTTGTGTGGTGAATGGTGATACGTacattgtgattttttttagtaCAATCGAGTACTATAATAGATTGATTAGATTGTACTTCAAATGCTGAAGCCACTATTTATGAGTACAGATTTTACACAAGTACTCAATCTTACTCAAAAGTACGAAATTCCCAAAAACAAAAGTACAATAAACGAATATATATTTAACCTTAATTATGTGTAATCTAATGGAGTgaatacttattattattattattattattattattattattattattatgtgcaacGTTGACTATCACAAGCCTAGTCTTATGGGGCGTTGAGGGTTTGAATCGTCCCTCGAAAGACCTTGACAACTCAATTTTGGCCGCCCAGCCTTAACAACTCAGTTCGGCTTCAATTTTGACAGTCCAACTCTGCACCAGGCTGGAAGACTCAGCTCCAAGACAAAGATTATTGTAACATGGGCTTGGACTGAATTACTTAAATTAATGGGTTTTAAGAGGTAAGTCTACCTTATAACTTTTAAATAAGACTCTCATAAGTATTTTTAGTGATTCATTCAATATTCATCACTTAATTTTGTAATCGTAATTTTCAACCACAAATAGTAAATTAGCTACACCGTGGGGCTGAAACCTACTAAACCGGGTTTAATTAGCTAAGAGGCTCTATTTTGGGCCGGATCCAATCCAATAAAATGGTCCGAGAATTTAAGTGATTTTCACTTTTTTGTTGCCCATGCCCATGCAACCAATTGGATTTGGACTTTTTCATCATATTCACAAATCTCATTTAAAAATGTTACTTTAAAAGAATGATGTATGCAAATATCATAACTAAATCTATGGTAGAG comes from Salvia miltiorrhiza cultivar Shanhuang (shh) chromosome 3, IMPLAD_Smil_shh, whole genome shotgun sequence and encodes:
- the LOC131014893 gene encoding uncharacterized protein LOC131014893 isoform X1, whose translation is MESLLGFKEQEPNDVVDSKSQSFKLVPWMSWDEWKFVRGSLFSSSLDSVAFALQRISTWRSRGCIPVAVDVTASIVEIQQKDPFFRNELDETASQSEEMLAMLYCMAIVRLVNGVVEKTREKNKISIGEAADAIGIPRMLIDIRHEGSHRDLPSLQLVRLASTKALDWLISYYWEPQEKSIPVQNNKTANLRREIKRSLREISLCLKAKQMSKLSSARVKGKRLKQTELLHGHSKFLVLAAGKSSDSNSTGSKKLLRKALKNTLRSYSSFSTEVVYLLLEYLLNALEASNLPEHSEDPQFVGSTTAFDDWKSVVVKLSSKEPELLIILSQAVLEKIETDETINCKTSDHQSPVNTAKTRRSELLSYLFEWLVENLKTLQKSPVGSKESAEAKASKMEKLLPRATVLGLLQRCLLASMPGNKQLVASAVTLAQLARGSSLVQKLKKLALLEQPSVLIPNDDTLLSRQECSIHQAKEKLESIKRQRMQRRHEQRGPGEVGTKRRWSVAKSWTPCPIGMLPHTIGFSGTLPALDCVESRVEVVTVSGTKEISCKERNGKREAEISTEKMDCTPVKRVGTDADCCDSIAQGIKGHLMIDGVWKKVEEGELFGIASAVKLMI
- the LOC131014893 gene encoding uncharacterized protein LOC131014893 isoform X2 — protein: MNGSSLEALFSLHRLIPLPSRSKGYRRGGAEGASLWRLTLLLPSLRFSRKIPFFRNELDETASQSEEMLAMLYCMAIVRLVNGVVEKTREKNKISIGEAADAIGIPRMLIDIRHEGSHRDLPSLQLVRLASTKALDWLISYYWEPQEKSIPVQNNKTANLRREIKRSLREISLCLKAKQMSKLSSARVKGKRLKQTELLHGHSKFLVLAAGKSSDSNSTGSKKLLRKALKNTLRSYSSFSTEVVYLLLEYLLNALEASNLPEHSEDPQFVGSTTAFDDWKSVVVKLSSKEPELLIILSQAVLEKIETDETINCKTSDHQSPVNTAKTRRSELLSYLFEWLVENLKTLQKSPVGSKESAEAKASKMEKLLPRATVLGLLQRCLLASMPGNKQLVASAVTLAQLARGSSLVQKLKKLALLEQPSVLIPNDDTLLSRQECSIHQAKEKLESIKRQRMQRRHEQRGPGEVGTKRRWSVAKSWTPCPIGMLPHTIGFSGTLPALDCVESRVEVVTVSGTKEISCKERNGKREAEISTEKMDCTPVKRVGTDADCCDSIAQGIKGHLMIDGVWKKVEEGELFGIASAVKLMI